In one Streptomyces venezuelae genomic region, the following are encoded:
- a CDS encoding GNAT family N-acetyltransferase yields the protein MKRSPARELRLEPWSETDGLALLHGLNTPDMTAHLGGPETDEKVADRHRRYLALDGKGEMFRITLDGRTAGSIGYWETTWQGEQVWETGWGVLPEFQGMGVAADAARLVVEKARAAGRHDHLHAFPATDHGASNAVCRKAGFTLRGESTVEYPKGNWHACNDWRVTLSAG from the coding sequence ATGAAGCGATCACCGGCACGAGAACTGCGGCTCGAACCCTGGTCGGAGACCGACGGCCTCGCGCTGCTCCACGGCCTCAACACCCCTGATATGACGGCGCACTTGGGCGGCCCCGAGACCGACGAGAAGGTCGCGGACCGCCACCGCCGCTATCTCGCGCTCGACGGCAAGGGCGAGATGTTCCGCATCACGCTGGACGGACGCACCGCGGGCTCGATCGGGTACTGGGAGACGACCTGGCAGGGCGAGCAGGTCTGGGAGACCGGGTGGGGCGTCCTGCCCGAGTTCCAGGGCATGGGCGTCGCGGCGGACGCGGCGCGGCTCGTCGTCGAGAAGGCGAGGGCGGCGGGCCGCCACGACCACCTGCACGCGTTCCCGGCGACGGACCACGGCGCGTCGAACGCGGTGTGCCGCAAGGCGGGGTTCACGCTGCGGGGCGAGTCGACGGTCGAGTACCCGAAGGGGAACTGGCATGCGTGCAACGACTGGCGCGTCACGCTGAGCGCGGGCTGA
- a CDS encoding MFS transporter, which produces MLSDSDTDTEQTPQAASAKRRWAILAVVLAADVLDLVDATITNIAAPAITEDLGGGPALIQWLGASYALALGVLLVVGGRLGDKYGRRRLFLAGLTGFTLASLACGLAPTPGTLVAARLVQGAFGALVIPQGFGILGAAWPREHIGKAFSLFGPVMGLSAVGGPVLAGFLIDADLGGLGWRPMFLINLVLGGAALLAAVRLLPHDDGDRATAIDGLGATLLGATMLGLLSGLIEGSANGWTATPVLLVAAGLAAFALFCRRQTTAPDPLIRPSLLRNRGFTSGLVLGVVFFAAVSGLLYVISLFLQQGLGRSPSETALGLLPLSVGIVIASIACYGLIGRFGRTLVLAGLLITLTGTGWLLAQTAATGTDTGTWALVPPLLVIGIGMGTCFGTVYDVTIGDIAQEEAGSASGSLSAVQQLANAIGAATVTTVFFKTARDGTAHAMTVSLAVVAGVTLLCCPLVRLLPYKAPEARPH; this is translated from the coding sequence GTGCTCTCCGACAGTGACACCGACACCGAACAGACCCCCCAGGCCGCCTCCGCCAAGCGCCGATGGGCCATCCTCGCCGTCGTCCTCGCCGCCGACGTCCTCGACCTCGTCGACGCCACCATCACCAACATCGCCGCCCCCGCCATCACCGAGGACCTCGGCGGCGGCCCCGCCCTCATCCAGTGGCTCGGCGCCTCCTACGCGCTGGCCCTCGGCGTCCTGCTCGTCGTCGGCGGCCGCCTCGGCGACAAGTACGGGCGCCGCCGCCTCTTCCTCGCCGGCCTCACCGGCTTCACGCTCGCCTCCCTCGCCTGCGGCCTCGCCCCCACCCCCGGAACCCTCGTCGCCGCCCGCCTCGTCCAGGGCGCGTTCGGCGCCCTCGTCATCCCGCAGGGCTTCGGCATCCTCGGCGCCGCCTGGCCGCGCGAGCACATCGGCAAGGCCTTCAGCCTCTTCGGACCCGTCATGGGACTGTCCGCGGTCGGCGGACCCGTCCTCGCGGGCTTCCTCATCGACGCCGACCTCGGCGGCCTCGGCTGGCGCCCGATGTTCCTGATCAACCTCGTACTCGGCGGCGCGGCCCTCCTGGCCGCCGTACGCCTCCTCCCCCACGACGACGGCGACCGCGCCACCGCCATCGACGGCCTCGGCGCCACCCTCCTCGGCGCCACCATGCTCGGCCTGCTCTCCGGCCTCATCGAGGGCTCCGCCAACGGCTGGACGGCCACGCCCGTCCTCCTCGTCGCGGCCGGCCTCGCCGCCTTCGCCCTGTTCTGCCGACGCCAGACCACCGCGCCCGACCCCCTGATCCGGCCCTCGCTGCTGCGCAACCGCGGCTTCACGTCCGGCCTGGTGCTCGGCGTCGTCTTCTTCGCGGCGGTCTCAGGGCTGCTCTACGTCATCTCGCTCTTCCTCCAGCAGGGCCTCGGCCGCTCGCCCTCCGAAACCGCGCTCGGCCTGCTCCCGCTCTCCGTCGGCATCGTCATCGCGTCGATCGCCTGCTACGGCCTCATCGGCAGGTTCGGCCGCACCCTCGTCCTCGCGGGCCTGCTCATCACGCTCACCGGCACCGGCTGGCTCCTCGCCCAGACCGCCGCCACCGGCACGGACACCGGCACCTGGGCCCTCGTTCCGCCCCTGCTCGTCATCGGCATCGGCATGGGCACGTGCTTCGGCACCGTCTACGACGTCACGATCGGCGACATCGCCCAGGAGGAGGCCGGCAGCGCGAGCGGTTCACTGAGCGCCGTGCAGCAGCTCGCCAACGCCATCGGCGCGGCGACGGTCACCACGGTGTTCTTCAAGACCGCGCGGGACGGCACGGCCCACGCCATGACGGTCAGCCTCGCCGTGGTCGCGGGCGTCACGCTGCTCTGCTGCCCCCTCGTACGGCTGCTGCCATACAAGGCACCGGAAGCACGCCCGCACTGA
- a CDS encoding MarR family winged helix-turn-helix transcriptional regulator, with product MAEGGQGRRGLLMSELSVESRRYMASYALFNQAVADHLGLHPTDVQCLNLLGLERGPVTTGRVAELTGLTTGSATRLVDRLEKAGYVVRERDTADRRRVLVATVPEKLGEFGRMWGKLSGGWFELFEGLDDDELALLIGHMRRTVEFSGAQVERIRGGELDG from the coding sequence ATGGCAGAGGGCGGGCAGGGGCGGCGCGGGCTGCTGATGAGTGAGCTGTCCGTCGAGTCGCGGCGGTACATGGCCTCGTACGCCCTCTTCAACCAGGCCGTCGCCGACCACCTCGGGCTGCACCCCACCGACGTGCAGTGCCTGAACCTGCTGGGCCTGGAGCGCGGCCCGGTCACCACCGGGCGCGTCGCGGAGCTGACCGGTCTGACGACGGGTTCGGCGACACGGCTCGTCGACCGGCTGGAGAAGGCGGGCTACGTCGTGAGGGAACGGGACACAGCCGACCGCCGACGCGTGCTCGTCGCGACCGTGCCGGAGAAGCTCGGCGAGTTCGGGCGGATGTGGGGGAAGCTGAGCGGCGGCTGGTTCGAGCTCTTCGAAGGGCTCGACGACGATGAACTCGCCCTCCTCATCGGCCATATGCGGCGCACCGTGGAGTTCAGCGGGGCGCAGGTGGAGCGGATCCGGGGCGGGGAGCTGGACGGCTGA
- a CDS encoding YnfA family protein — MLIVRSAALFVLAALFEIGGAWLVWQGVREHKGWAWIGAGVIALGIYGFVATLQPDAEFGRILAAYGGIFVAGSIAWGMVADGYRPDRWDVAGALICLAGMAVIMYAPRGR, encoded by the coding sequence ATGCTCATCGTCCGCTCCGCCGCACTCTTCGTCCTCGCCGCGCTCTTCGAGATCGGCGGCGCCTGGCTCGTCTGGCAGGGCGTGCGGGAGCACAAGGGCTGGGCGTGGATCGGCGCGGGCGTGATCGCGCTCGGCATCTACGGTTTCGTGGCCACGCTGCAGCCCGACGCCGAGTTCGGCCGCATCCTCGCCGCGTACGGCGGAATCTTCGTCGCGGGCTCGATCGCCTGGGGCATGGTCGCGGACGGCTACCGGCCCGACCGGTGGGACGTGGCGGGGGCGCTGATCTGCCTCGCAGGCATGGCCGTGATCATGTACGCGCCGCGGGGCCGCTGA
- a CDS encoding SDR family NAD(P)-dependent oxidoreductase — MTAAAATRIAIVTGASSGIGAATARGLAAAGYRVVLTARRKDRIEALAAELTDAGHDAVAYALDVTDRAAVDEFATAFRKIAVLVNNAGGALGADPVASSDPADWRQMYETNVIGTLNVTQALLPALTASGDGTVVVLSSTAGHGTYEGGGGYVAAKHAEHVLAETLRLEIVGTPVRVIEVAPGMVKTDEFALTRFGGDTDKAAKVYAGVAEPLTADDVADTITWAVTRPPHVNIDLLVVRPRAQASNSKVHRES; from the coding sequence ATGACCGCCGCCGCAGCCACCCGCATCGCGATCGTCACCGGCGCGAGCAGCGGAATCGGCGCCGCCACCGCCCGCGGCCTCGCCGCCGCCGGCTACCGCGTCGTCCTCACCGCGCGCCGCAAAGACCGCATCGAGGCGCTCGCCGCCGAGCTGACCGACGCCGGACACGACGCGGTCGCGTACGCGCTCGACGTCACCGACCGCGCGGCCGTCGACGAGTTCGCCACCGCCTTCCGCAAGATCGCGGTCCTGGTGAACAACGCGGGCGGCGCGCTGGGCGCGGACCCCGTCGCGAGCAGCGACCCGGCGGACTGGCGCCAGATGTACGAGACGAACGTCATCGGCACGCTCAACGTCACCCAGGCCCTCCTCCCCGCCCTCACCGCGAGCGGCGACGGCACGGTGGTCGTCCTCTCCTCGACCGCCGGGCACGGCACGTACGAGGGAGGCGGCGGCTACGTGGCCGCGAAGCACGCCGAGCACGTGCTCGCCGAGACCCTCCGCCTGGAGATCGTCGGCACGCCGGTCCGCGTCATCGAGGTCGCCCCCGGCATGGTCAAGACGGACGAGTTCGCCCTGACCCGCTTCGGCGGCGACACCGACAAGGCCGCGAAGGTCTACGCGGGCGTCGCCGAGCCGCTCACCGCGGACGACGTGGCGGACACGATCACGTGGGCGGTCACGCGGCCCCCGCACGTCAACATCGACCTCCTGGTGGTCCGCCCCCGCGCCCAGGCCTCCAACAGCAAGGTCCACAGGGAGTCCTGA
- a CDS encoding RtcB family protein, with translation MSYVEVPGAKVPIRMWTDPATVEDSAMRQLQNVATLPWIKGLAVMPDVHYGKGATVGSVIAMRGAVCPAAVGVDIGCGMSAVRTSLTANDLPGDLSRLRSQIEQAIPVGRGMHDDPVGPGRFHGMATAGWEDFWGRFEGVAEAVKFREERAVKQMGTLGAGNHHLELSFDTEGAVWLTLHSGSRNIGKELAEHHIGVAQKLSHNQGLVDRDLAVFVSDTPQMAAYRNDLYWAQEYAKYNRSIMMGLLKDVVRKEFKKAKVTFEPEISCHHNYVAEERYEGMDLLVTRKGAIRAGTGDLGIIPGSMGTATYIVKGLGNEKAFNSASHGAGRRMSRGAAKRRFSTKDLEEQTRGVECRKDSGVVDEIPAAYKPIEQVMEHQRDLVEVVAKLKQVVCVKG, from the coding sequence ATGTCGTATGTAGAGGTTCCCGGGGCGAAGGTCCCGATACGGATGTGGACGGATCCGGCCACGGTCGAGGACTCGGCGATGCGCCAGCTCCAGAACGTGGCGACGCTGCCGTGGATCAAGGGCCTGGCCGTCATGCCGGACGTCCACTACGGCAAGGGCGCGACGGTCGGCTCGGTGATCGCCATGCGCGGCGCGGTCTGCCCGGCGGCGGTCGGCGTGGACATCGGCTGCGGCATGTCGGCGGTCAGGACGTCACTCACCGCGAACGACCTCCCGGGCGACCTGTCCCGCCTGCGGTCGCAGATCGAGCAGGCGATTCCGGTGGGGCGGGGCATGCACGACGACCCCGTCGGGCCGGGGCGCTTCCATGGGATGGCCACGGCTGGGTGGGAGGACTTCTGGGGGCGGTTCGAGGGGGTTGCGGAGGCGGTCAAGTTCCGGGAGGAGCGGGCGGTCAAGCAGATGGGAACGCTTGGAGCCGGCAACCATCACTTGGAACTATCGTTCGATACTGAAGGTGCGGTCTGGCTCACGCTTCACTCCGGGTCGCGCAACATCGGCAAGGAGCTTGCGGAGCATCACATCGGCGTCGCCCAGAAGCTCTCGCACAATCAGGGGCTGGTCGACCGTGATCTCGCGGTCTTCGTCTCGGACACCCCGCAGATGGCGGCGTACCGGAACGATCTCTACTGGGCGCAGGAGTACGCGAAGTACAACCGCTCGATCATGATGGGGCTCCTCAAGGACGTGGTCCGCAAGGAGTTCAAGAAGGCGAAGGTGACCTTCGAGCCGGAGATCAGCTGCCATCACAACTACGTGGCTGAGGAACGGTACGAAGGCATGGACCTGCTGGTGACGCGTAAGGGTGCGATCCGGGCGGGTACCGGTGACCTCGGGATCATCCCGGGTTCGATGGGTACGGCCACGTACATCGTGAAGGGTCTCGGTAACGAGAAGGCCTTCAACTCCGCTTCCCACGGTGCGGGTCGGCGCATGAGCCGAGGTGCGGCCAAGCGTCGCTTCTCGACGAAGGACCTGGAGGAGCAGACGCGGGGCGTCGAGTGCCGCAAGGACTCGGGCGTCGTGGACGAGATCCCGGCGGCCTACAAGCCGATCGAGCAGGTGATGGAGCACCAGCGCGACCTCGTGGAGGTCGTGGCGAAGCTGAAGCAGGTCGTCTGCGTCAAGGGGTGA
- a CDS encoding DUF3558 domain-containing protein yields MQLKAKACVPGAAALLAVVLTGCTGGSGLGDESDDSKPGGSGSSNAPAQPGKYRTLPEPCGEVDEDTLDAMLPGIPEMEDPEQREKAYEGTPAVTYDTDRRVGCNWKVESTGASHHLLIDFERVVSYDGSVSDDARAAEVYATKLREAGLSRPSDAPTESSGSGSGSGSGSGKGSESPDEGEDSGKSRGDKPQGGENARAGDEKSSRKGSREGSPEGAEDAGAVRDGAATSQPADPPPGLEPRTLSDLGDEAFLDDALTTATSASRHRTVTVVFRTSNVIVTIEYDEQPGRRTDVPDSKEMQDKAQDLADGLAGEFDE; encoded by the coding sequence GTGCAGCTGAAGGCCAAGGCCTGTGTACCGGGCGCCGCCGCGCTCCTCGCGGTCGTGCTGACCGGCTGCACCGGCGGGTCCGGGCTCGGTGACGAGAGCGACGACTCCAAGCCGGGCGGCAGCGGCAGTTCGAACGCCCCGGCGCAGCCCGGCAAGTACCGCACCCTGCCGGAGCCCTGCGGCGAGGTCGACGAGGACACCCTCGACGCGATGCTGCCCGGCATCCCGGAGATGGAGGACCCCGAGCAGCGCGAGAAGGCGTACGAGGGCACCCCCGCGGTGACGTACGACACGGACCGCCGCGTGGGCTGCAACTGGAAGGTCGAGTCGACCGGCGCCTCCCACCACCTGCTCATCGACTTCGAGCGCGTCGTGTCCTACGACGGCTCGGTCAGCGACGACGCCCGCGCCGCGGAGGTCTACGCGACGAAGCTGCGCGAGGCGGGCCTCTCCCGCCCGTCCGACGCCCCCACGGAGAGCAGTGGGAGCGGCAGCGGGAGCGGGAGCGGCAGCGGGAAGGGGAGCGAGAGTCCGGACGAGGGCGAGGACTCCGGCAAGAGCAGGGGCGACAAGCCGCAGGGCGGCGAGAACGCCCGTGCCGGTGACGAGAAGAGCAGCCGCAAGGGCAGCCGTGAGGGCAGTCCTGAGGGCGCGGAGGACGCCGGCGCCGTCCGCGACGGCGCCGCCACGTCCCAGCCCGCGGACCCGCCCCCCGGCCTGGAGCCCCGCACCCTCTCCGACCTCGGCGACGAGGCCTTCCTCGACGACGCCCTCACGACCGCCACCTCCGCCTCCCGTCACCGCACCGTGACTGTGGTGTTCCGCACGTCGAACGTCATCGTGACCATCGAGTACGACGAGCAGCCCGGCCGTCGCACGGATGTCCCCGACAGCAAGGAAATGCAGGACAAAGCGCAGGATCTGGCCGACGGCCTGGCCGGCGAGTTCGACGAGTAG
- a CDS encoding DUF3558 family protein, producing MHRPAQRKRQLRSRLLVCAAAVPVILVAGCSSDSGSDSGSDASKKDSGAKSSASAKSGDDAPSVEMAAYAKLPEPCDVLSKKTLEDLVPKAKDKSGKAGTSSDTALRGSCSWDSLDNNGVDGSQFRWLRVSLMRFESDASLGSGAKRAQDSFAKQVADAQATKDAKNVKAEPVQGVGQQATLVRYDLKKDKDTFKQQTFVTRVENAVITVDFNGAGLAGDKSPDAGKLGKDAQKAAKEAADAVVAANGGGDKASSGASDKPKSDDKTDGKTDEKKSEDKKSDDKKSDASKSDDKKKSDSDTKS from the coding sequence ATGCACCGACCTGCACAGCGAAAGCGACAGCTCCGCAGCCGCCTCCTCGTCTGCGCGGCCGCCGTACCGGTGATCCTCGTCGCCGGCTGCTCCTCCGACTCCGGCTCCGACTCCGGATCCGACGCGTCGAAGAAGGACTCGGGCGCCAAGTCCTCGGCGTCGGCCAAGTCCGGCGACGACGCCCCGAGCGTGGAGATGGCCGCGTACGCCAAGCTTCCGGAGCCCTGCGACGTCCTGTCGAAGAAGACCCTCGAGGACCTCGTGCCGAAGGCGAAGGACAAGTCCGGCAAGGCCGGCACGTCCAGTGACACCGCGCTGCGCGGCAGCTGCTCCTGGGACAGCCTCGACAACAACGGCGTGGACGGCTCGCAGTTCCGCTGGCTGCGCGTCTCGCTGATGCGTTTCGAGTCGGACGCGTCGCTGGGCAGCGGTGCCAAGCGCGCGCAGGACAGCTTCGCCAAGCAGGTCGCCGACGCGCAGGCGACGAAGGACGCGAAGAACGTCAAGGCGGAGCCGGTGCAGGGTGTCGGCCAGCAGGCGACGCTCGTGCGGTACGACCTGAAGAAGGACAAGGACACCTTCAAGCAGCAGACGTTCGTGACGCGCGTGGAGAACGCGGTCATCACCGTCGACTTCAACGGCGCGGGCCTGGCGGGCGACAAGTCCCCGGACGCGGGCAAGCTCGGCAAGGACGCGCAGAAGGCCGCGAAGGAGGCCGCGGACGCGGTCGTCGCGGCCAACGGGGGCGGCGACAAGGCGTCGTCGGGCGCGAGCGACAAGCCGAAGTCGGACGACAAGACGGACGGCAAGACGGACGAGAAGAAGTCCGAGGACAAGAAGTCGGACGACAAGAAGTCCGACGCATCCAAGTCCGACGACAAGAAGAAGAGCGACAGCGACACCAAGTCCTGA
- a CDS encoding DUF2637 domain-containing protein, translating to MQLTRTHRILIGVVVAGAVVIAGIGFAGSYAAVRELAEEKGFGGFSVVFPIGVDAGICVLLALDLLLTWLRIPFPLLRQTAWLLTAATIAFNAAAAWPDPLGVGMHAVIPVLFVVAVEAARHAVGRIADITADKHMEGVRLTRWLLSPVPTFKLWRRMKLWELRSYEQVIKLEQERLVYQARLQARFGRGWRRKAPVESLMPLRLARYGVPLAETAPAGLAAAGIDPALLPPAPPVSMTKAPEAAPQHPQLPAAPEPEPAPAPAQQQPQPQPEPQPESQPPASPEETLPVANHASPWFAAHNASYAPVAPYDEWYAEQERQQAPDGAQERQEYAEQQFQEEQQAFPVPNGAGGTRPLGEGTQQQPEVPAQGPVQGPAPAPAPSDEDLYQVFRHSIEGEGMPTPGAFAANAEAAFGLRLQSRELNNYMDRFTARLDNELMEDHIA from the coding sequence ATGCAGCTGACACGCACGCACCGGATACTCATCGGAGTGGTCGTCGCCGGAGCGGTCGTCATCGCCGGGATCGGCTTCGCGGGGTCGTACGCGGCCGTGCGCGAGCTCGCCGAGGAGAAGGGGTTCGGCGGCTTCTCGGTGGTCTTCCCCATCGGTGTCGACGCGGGCATCTGTGTGCTGCTCGCCCTGGACCTCCTGCTGACCTGGCTCCGCATCCCCTTCCCGCTGCTGCGCCAGACGGCGTGGCTGCTCACGGCGGCGACGATCGCGTTCAACGCGGCGGCGGCCTGGCCCGACCCGCTGGGCGTGGGCATGCACGCGGTGATCCCGGTGCTGTTCGTGGTCGCCGTCGAGGCGGCGCGGCACGCGGTGGGCCGGATCGCGGACATCACCGCCGACAAGCACATGGAGGGCGTGCGCCTCACGCGCTGGCTGCTCTCCCCCGTTCCCACGTTCAAGCTGTGGCGCCGCATGAAGCTGTGGGAGCTGCGCAGTTACGAGCAGGTCATCAAGCTCGAACAGGAGCGCCTCGTCTACCAGGCGCGTCTGCAGGCCCGCTTCGGCCGCGGCTGGCGCCGCAAGGCTCCGGTGGAGTCGCTGATGCCGCTGCGTCTGGCCCGTTACGGCGTTCCGCTCGCCGAGACGGCTCCGGCGGGCCTGGCGGCGGCCGGGATCGACCCCGCCCTGCTCCCGCCGGCCCCGCCGGTCTCGATGACGAAGGCCCCCGAGGCGGCCCCGCAGCACCCCCAGCTCCCGGCGGCACCCGAGCCCGAGCCCGCCCCGGCCCCCGCACAGCAGCAACCGCAGCCGCAGCCCGAGCCCCAGCCGGAGTCCCAGCCTCCCGCCTCCCCGGAGGAGACCCTCCCGGTCGCGAACCACGCGAGCCCCTGGTTCGCGGCGCACAACGCGTCGTACGCCCCGGTGGCCCCGTACGACGAGTGGTACGCGGAGCAGGAGAGGCAGCAGGCGCCCGACGGGGCGCAGGAGCGGCAGGAGTACGCCGAGCAGCAGTTCCAGGAGGAGCAGCAGGCGTTCCCCGTCCCGAACGGCGCGGGCGGCACCCGTCCGCTCGGCGAGGGCACCCAGCAGCAGCCCGAGGTCCCGGCGCAGGGCCCCGTCCAGGGCCCCGCCCCGGCTCCGGCCCCCTCCGACGAGGATCTGTACCAGGTGTTCCGGCACTCGATAGAGGGTGAGGGCATGCCGACTCCGGGCGCGTTCGCGGCGAACGCGGAGGCGGCGTTCGGCCTGCGCCTCCAGTCCCGTGAGCTGAACAACTACATGGACCGCTTCACGGCCCGTCTGGACAACGAGCTGATGGAAGACCACATCGCGTAG
- the lysS gene encoding lysine--tRNA ligase → MPIVAQSTDTTDWVSRYADEVIAESERRAPGAKHDGAAAPVVVVASGLSPSGPIHLGNLREVMTPHLVADEIRRRGYQVRHLISWDDYDRYRKVPAGVPGIDESWAEHIGKPLTSVPAPAGSAYPNWAEHFKAAMTEALAELGVEYDGISQTEQYTSGAYREQVLHAMKHRADIDAILDQYRTKKAPGKKQSQKPVDEAELEAAEGSGAASEDDGSGGTSGYFPYKPYCGQCEKDLTTVVSYDDETTELVYTCTACGFGETVRLNEFDRGKLVWKVDWPMRWAYEGVIFEPSGVDHSSPGSSFVVGGQIVREIFDGVQPIGPMYAFVGISGMAKMSSSKGGVPTPADALKIMEAPLLRWLYARRKPNQSFKIAFDQEIQRLYDEWDKLEAKVADGSALPADAAAHSRAVRTAAGELPRTPRPLPYRTLASVADITAGAEDQTLRILRDLDPSDPITSLDEARPRLDRAENWITTQVPADARTIVRSEPDTELLSSLDDEGRESLRLLLEGLDSHWSLDGLTHLVYGVPKVQAGFSADATAKELPPEIKVAQRSFFALLYRLLVTRETGPRLPTLLLAVGADRVRKLLAA, encoded by the coding sequence GTGCCGATCGTGGCTCAGAGCACCGATACCACCGACTGGGTCTCCCGCTACGCGGACGAGGTCATCGCCGAGTCGGAGCGTCGTGCCCCGGGCGCGAAACACGATGGCGCGGCCGCGCCGGTGGTCGTCGTCGCCTCCGGACTCTCCCCCTCGGGCCCCATCCACCTGGGCAACCTCCGCGAGGTCATGACCCCGCACCTGGTCGCCGACGAGATCCGCCGCCGCGGGTACCAGGTCCGGCACCTCATCTCCTGGGACGACTACGACCGGTACCGCAAGGTCCCGGCCGGCGTCCCCGGCATCGACGAGTCCTGGGCCGAGCACATCGGCAAGCCCCTGACGTCCGTCCCGGCGCCCGCGGGCTCCGCGTACCCGAACTGGGCCGAGCACTTCAAGGCGGCCATGACCGAGGCGCTCGCCGAGCTCGGCGTGGAGTACGACGGGATCAGCCAGACCGAGCAGTACACCTCCGGTGCCTACCGCGAGCAGGTCCTGCACGCGATGAAGCACCGCGCTGACATCGACGCGATCCTCGATCAGTACCGGACCAAGAAGGCGCCCGGCAAGAAGCAGTCGCAGAAGCCGGTCGACGAGGCCGAGCTGGAGGCCGCCGAGGGCTCCGGCGCGGCTTCCGAGGACGACGGCAGCGGCGGCACCAGCGGGTACTTCCCGTACAAGCCGTACTGCGGACAGTGCGAGAAGGACCTCACGACGGTCGTCTCGTACGACGACGAGACCACCGAGCTCGTCTACACCTGCACGGCGTGCGGCTTCGGCGAGACGGTCCGGCTGAACGAGTTCGACCGCGGCAAGCTGGTCTGGAAGGTCGACTGGCCCATGCGCTGGGCGTACGAGGGCGTCATCTTCGAGCCCAGCGGCGTGGACCACTCCTCGCCCGGCTCGTCCTTCGTGGTCGGCGGGCAGATCGTGCGCGAGATCTTCGACGGCGTGCAGCCCATCGGCCCGATGTACGCCTTCGTGGGCATCTCCGGCATGGCGAAGATGTCGTCCTCCAAGGGCGGCGTGCCCACCCCGGCCGACGCCCTGAAGATCATGGAGGCGCCGCTGCTGCGCTGGCTCTACGCGCGCCGCAAGCCCAACCAGTCCTTCAAGATCGCCTTCGACCAGGAGATCCAGCGGCTCTACGACGAGTGGGACAAGCTGGAGGCGAAGGTCGCCGACGGTTCCGCGCTGCCCGCGGACGCCGCCGCGCACTCGCGGGCGGTCCGCACGGCCGCCGGTGAGCTGCCGCGCACCCCGCGCCCGCTGCCCTACCGCACGCTGGCCTCCGTCGCCGACATCACCGCCGGCGCCGAGGACCAGACCCTGCGCATCCTGCGGGACCTGGACCCCTCCGACCCCATCACGTCCCTCGACGAGGCCCGCCCGCGCCTCGACCGCGCCGAGAACTGGATCACCACCCAGGTCCCGGCCGACGCCCGCACCATCGTCCGCTCCGAGCCGGACACGGAGCTCCTGTCCTCCCTGGACGACGAGGGCCGCGAGTCCCTGCGCCTCCTCCTGGAGGGCCTGGACTCGCACTGGTCCCTGGACGGCCTCACCCACCTCGTCTACGGCGTGCCGAAGGTGCAGGCCGGCTTCTCCGCGGACGCGACGGCGAAGGAACTCCCGCCGGAGATCAAGGTCGCCCAGCGCTCGTTCTTCGCGCTCCTGTACCGCCTCCTGGTCACCCGCGAGACCGGCCCGCGCCTGCCCACCCTGCTCCTCGCGGTCGGCGCGGACCGCGTGCGCAAGCTGCTGGCCGCGTAA